One Triticum dicoccoides isolate Atlit2015 ecotype Zavitan chromosome 5B, WEW_v2.0, whole genome shotgun sequence genomic window carries:
- the LOC119305057 gene encoding uncharacterized protein LOC119305057 — translation MPTRRGGEKGFSKAAERKPSRRGGQKAGSQEAAIMPGRHGRQKGLPKAGSQGGHGKCKGGPLPPAKNMMSEEEVRSILSWEKPARFDRKKNKDAGFFNKLIDENFKYQREIKDEFEEKGYVEIPDNFREDTNRMMREAHRKAYLEVFGTEPPAKFY, via the coding sequence ATGCCGACGCGTCGTGGTGGAGAGAAGGGGTTTTCCAAGGCTGCGGAGCGCAAGCCGTCGCGTCGTGGTGGACAGAAGGCCGGTTCGCAGGAGGCAGCGATCATGCCAGGGCGCCATGGTCGACAGAAGGGGCTTCCCAAGGCTGGTTCGCAGGGGGGCCATGGCAAGTGCAAGGGAGGTCCTCTTCCTCCGGCGAAGAACATGATGAGTGAAGAGGAGGTGAGGTCCATCCTGTCCTGGGAAAAGCCTGCCCGCTTCGACCGAAAGAAGAACAAGGACGCCGGTTTCTTCAACAAGTTGATTGATGAAAACTTCAAGTACCAGCGGGAGATCAAAGATGAGTTTGAGGAGAAGGGCTACGTCGAGATCCCCGACAACTTCCGAGAAGACACCAACAGAATGATGCGTGAAGCTCACAGGAAGGCGTACCTGGAGGTTTTTGGCACCGAACCGCCAGCTAAGTTCTACTAG